A stretch of Paenibacillus mucilaginosus 3016 DNA encodes these proteins:
- a CDS encoding SOS response-associated peptidase, producing MCERFSLSSPLQEVSERFGIRQVRFAYTPRYNISPTQPVSVIVPHKGERMLEEHRWGLVPFWGKDAVNADSSAVHEKPAYRKLFAQQRCIIPSNGFYVWKTVKKKREPLRVVLKEGGPFGMAGLYEIWKDTRGKEYRTCTVMMTRANRFVFEYDERMPVILDDAAMDDWLDPLRNGQTDFLQSLLQPYAPERMRAYAVSPEVAGREELGAEDVEPVPGRMAWMKR from the coding sequence ATGTGCGAACGATTCAGTCTTTCCTCTCCGCTGCAGGAGGTGTCGGAGCGGTTCGGCATCCGTCAGGTCCGCTTTGCCTACACTCCGCGCTACAACATCTCGCCGACCCAGCCCGTCTCCGTCATCGTGCCCCATAAGGGCGAACGGATGCTGGAGGAGCACCGCTGGGGACTCGTCCCGTTCTGGGGCAAGGATGCGGTGAACGCGGACAGCTCGGCGGTCCATGAGAAGCCGGCCTACCGCAAGCTGTTCGCGCAGCAGCGCTGCATTATCCCTTCTAACGGCTTCTACGTCTGGAAGACGGTGAAGAAGAAGCGCGAGCCCCTGCGCGTGGTGCTGAAGGAGGGCGGACCGTTCGGCATGGCGGGACTGTACGAGATCTGGAAGGACACGCGCGGCAAGGAGTACCGCACCTGCACCGTCATGATGACCCGCGCCAACCGGTTCGTGTTCGAGTACGACGAGCGCATGCCTGTCATACTCGACGACGCCGCGATGGACGACTGGCTCGACCCGCTGCGCAACGGGCAGACGGACTTCCTGCAGAGCCTGCTGCAGCCCTATGCCCCGGAGCGGATGCGCGCATATGCCGTCTCCCCGGAGGTGGCCGGGCGGGAAGAGCTCGGAGCCGAGGATGTCGAGCCGGTACCGGGACGGATGGCCTGGATGAAACGATAG
- a CDS encoding helix-turn-helix domain-containing protein, translating to MTAPAADGDRGGEREPARSGSSKPVRLPAGIRYAGLCWLAYASGRAVRLHWVLLLAAALLGGGCAVLFAGSGTAHVAASAPAADEAAGAVEAVAKQMESGILRELAGSRALQEFWTAEPGNPGDIAEFNLSRDLNGLLSAYPALDSIHVYRSRDGRVLTPKHAVNWDEVPGRDALAEELTRDPKGGWLPVRTEEAAFGNGAAQAPVLSLTLRSPLPAGKEGVVILRASAGELLQAAGLPDPADHPGNPRLTIRDSRGVEIYPYPSGGPAVVHKTERLNSSSDVMHESTYLGWTFTSAHSGDNPAGFPLLQQASAWGAFSILVFLFIWLTAWKLNAGGGSMVMQPGAGRIRGRSLDAASDHADAKGDSGGTAPSAGESLGKRQASSPGEAGSDEEERQKRKDPRGEIGMPGVPPGETAVYPAAVGPEPACPDKGSQEHGRLPGASQAEFRYGPEDRQGHPVLTSYHYLYKGTSRMNEIRNYMEQHYADSDFSLTRLSELLGLKPKYASQLFKETFGVTFLEYTAGLRVEEAKRRLRQTDETVHEIALAVGYLTPISFGRMFKRCTGITPGEYRRACRMDGKSAGADPIIISTECQNGDILPL from the coding sequence ATGACGGCTCCAGCGGCAGACGGGGACCGGGGGGGAGAGAGGGAGCCGGCACGGAGCGGGAGCTCGAAACCCGTGCGGCTGCCCGCCGGGATCCGGTACGCAGGACTCTGCTGGTTGGCATACGCCTCAGGGCGGGCAGTGCGACTGCACTGGGTTCTGCTGCTGGCGGCTGCCCTGCTCGGGGGAGGCTGTGCCGTACTCTTTGCCGGAAGCGGTACGGCACACGTGGCCGCGTCAGCGCCTGCGGCAGACGAAGCGGCCGGGGCTGTCGAAGCAGTGGCGAAGCAGATGGAATCCGGCATACTCCGGGAGCTCGCGGGAAGCCGTGCCCTGCAGGAATTCTGGACGGCTGAGCCGGGCAATCCCGGTGACATCGCGGAGTTCAACCTGTCCAGGGATCTGAATGGACTCCTGAGCGCCTACCCTGCTCTGGATTCCATCCACGTCTACCGCAGCCGGGACGGCAGGGTGCTGACTCCGAAGCATGCGGTGAACTGGGACGAGGTCCCGGGGCGGGATGCTCTGGCTGAGGAGCTGACAAGGGATCCGAAGGGAGGCTGGCTGCCTGTCCGTACAGAGGAGGCGGCCTTCGGGAATGGAGCCGCTCAAGCCCCGGTCCTCTCGCTGACCCTGCGGTCACCGCTCCCGGCCGGGAAGGAGGGAGTCGTGATCCTGCGTGCAAGCGCCGGTGAGCTGCTTCAGGCGGCGGGTCTCCCGGATCCAGCGGATCATCCGGGGAACCCGCGGCTGACCATTCGGGACAGCCGCGGCGTTGAGATCTATCCGTACCCGTCGGGCGGACCGGCGGTTGTCCACAAGACCGAAAGGTTGAATTCCTCGTCCGATGTTATGCATGAATCGACCTATCTCGGCTGGACCTTCACATCGGCACATTCGGGGGATAATCCGGCAGGGTTCCCGCTTCTGCAGCAAGCATCAGCTTGGGGTGCTTTCAGCATTCTTGTCTTCCTGTTCATTTGGCTGACCGCCTGGAAGCTGAACGCCGGCGGAGGAAGCATGGTGATGCAGCCGGGGGCAGGGCGCATTCGCGGGCGTTCGCTTGACGCAGCATCAGATCATGCGGACGCTAAGGGTGACAGCGGCGGAACTGCTCCGTCAGCCGGGGAGTCATTGGGAAAAAGGCAGGCATCATCACCGGGAGAAGCGGGGTCAGACGAGGAAGAGCGGCAGAAGAGAAAGGATCCGCGGGGAGAGATCGGTATGCCCGGCGTACCGCCGGGTGAAACCGCTGTCTACCCGGCCGCCGTTGGGCCCGAACCGGCCTGCCCAGACAAGGGCAGTCAAGAGCACGGCCGCCTGCCGGGTGCTTCACAAGCGGAGTTCCGATACGGCCCGGAAGATCGGCAGGGGCATCCCGTTTTGACATCCTATCATTATTTGTACAAGGGGACTAGCCGTATGAATGAGATACGGAACTATATGGAGCAGCATTATGCGGATTCCGATTTCTCGCTGACCCGGCTCAGCGAGCTGCTCGGACTGAAGCCCAAATATGCCAGTCAGCTCTTCAAAGAAACGTTCGGCGTGACCTTCCTGGAGTATACGGCGGGCCTGCGCGTGGAAGAGGCCAAACGGCGGCTGCGCCAAACGGATGAGACGGTGCATGAGATCGCGCTGGCTGTGGGGTATTTGACCCCCATTTCCTTCGGGCGCATGTTCAAGCGCTGCACCGGTATCACCCCGGGCGAATACCGGCGGGCCTGCCGTATGGACGGGAAGTCGGCCGGGGCAGACCCCATCATCATATCAACAGAATGTCAAAATGGTGATATCCTCCCTCTCTGA
- a CDS encoding DUF4937 domain-containing protein, translating into MRLPAEAEGDSCMLVKLIACRVPERSRTQFAEAQMRWSELKDVEGFILQLGGMGTGEPGDRPDPGPVAGKAGVL; encoded by the coding sequence ATGAGGCTGCCTGCGGAGGCAGAGGGGGATTCGTGCATGCTGGTGAAGCTGATTGCCTGCCGGGTGCCGGAGCGGAGCCGGACGCAGTTTGCAGAGGCCCAGATGAGATGGTCGGAGCTGAAGGATGTGGAGGGCTTTATCCTACAGCTCGGGGGGATGGGCACAGGAGAGCCCGGAGACCGCCCTGATCCTGGCCCTGTGGCAGGAAAAGCGGGGGTACTTTGA
- a CDS encoding DUF4937 domain-containing protein produces the protein MWRALSYSSGGWAQESPETALILALWQEKRGYFDFMRERHDDLFERTGQRGTYEAIRISVGVTGDDWLGAEAVQGPVKLIDPGASKAGDAVTWSRSGDGVELRWPGVFSGMLNPPFGFAGEASFSINRDWTIG, from the coding sequence ATGTGGAGGGCTTTATCCTACAGCTCGGGGGGATGGGCACAGGAGAGCCCGGAGACCGCCCTGATCCTGGCCCTGTGGCAGGAAAAGCGGGGGTACTTTGACTTCATGAGGGAGCGGCACGACGATCTCTTCGAGAGGACGGGCCAGCGGGGCACGTATGAAGCCATCCGGATCAGTGTGGGAGTGACCGGGGACGACTGGCTGGGGGCTGAGGCGGTGCAGGGGCCCGTGAAGCTAATCGACCCGGGGGCTTCAAAGGCAGGGGATGCGGTGACCTGGAGCCGCTCGGGGGATGGGGTGGAGCTCCGTTGGCCGGGGGTGTTCTCCGGGATGCTGAATCCGCCGTTCGGGTTCGCGGGTGAAGCTTCATTTTCAATCAACCGCGATTGGACGATTGGGTAA
- a CDS encoding low molecular weight protein tyrosine phosphatase family protein, which produces MHILFVCSRNRWRSLTAEKIFNGVNGHVVRSAGTEEKARIRVTAGLIGWADWILVMERKHIQRLKEKFPMELQGKKLICLDIPDEYGYMDEELIGLLESSVSSYVNLHN; this is translated from the coding sequence ATTCACATCTTGTTTGTTTGCAGCCGCAACCGCTGGAGAAGCCTTACGGCGGAGAAGATATTTAATGGGGTTAATGGTCATGTGGTCCGATCGGCAGGTACCGAGGAGAAGGCGAGAATTCGGGTAACCGCCGGCCTGATCGGTTGGGCCGACTGGATTCTGGTGATGGAACGGAAGCACATACAAAGACTGAAGGAGAAGTTCCCGATGGAGCTGCAGGGCAAAAAGCTGATCTGCCTCGATATCCCGGACGAATACGGCTATATGGACGAGGAGTTGATCGGTCTGCTTGAGAGCAGCGTGTCCTCTTATGTGAATCTACATAATTAA
- a CDS encoding amidase — MTPTADWLQDLGIAELQRRMEEGELTAAGLTEGYLLRIAAYDKQGPMLNAVLEVNPDAMAIAEGLDAERRAKRARGPLHGIPLLLKDNIDTGDGMMTSAGSIALAGHYAMRDAHLVSRLREAGAVILGKTNMTEWANFMTQGMPGGYSSRGGQVLNPYGCGRLNCGGSSSGSGAAVAASLAAAAVGTETSGSILSPAVCSSVVGIKPTVGLISRSGVIPLAMSQDTPGPLARTVADAALLLGAMAGPDADDPATAAGIGRACRDYTPFLDADGLEGARIGVPRRIFHDRLPQDEGALFEEHLEAMRAAGAVIVDPAEIPSAAELVQYQSTVFRYEFKSGINRYLSRLAPHLPVYSLKDLILFNTMHHEEALRYGQDNLLLAEETSGTLTEPRYLEDRLTDLRLSRREGIDAVMKEHGLRALVFPGTAGASIAAKAGYPSVTVPGGYGSGGRPVGVTFTGGAYAEPQLIRIAYAFEQLRGMRRRPVWL, encoded by the coding sequence ATGACCCCAACCGCGGACTGGCTGCAGGATCTTGGGATCGCGGAGCTGCAGCGCAGGATGGAAGAAGGAGAGCTGACCGCGGCCGGGCTGACCGAGGGCTATCTGCTGCGGATTGCCGCTTATGATAAACAGGGACCGATGCTGAACGCGGTTCTGGAAGTCAACCCGGATGCGATGGCCATCGCGGAGGGGCTGGACGCCGAACGGCGTGCCAAGAGAGCGAGGGGACCGCTGCACGGCATTCCCCTGCTGCTCAAGGATAACATCGATACGGGAGACGGGATGATGACGAGCGCCGGATCGATCGCCCTTGCCGGCCACTATGCCATGCGCGATGCGCATCTGGTCTCCCGGCTGCGGGAAGCCGGCGCGGTCATTCTCGGCAAGACGAACATGACCGAGTGGGCGAACTTCATGACCCAGGGCATGCCCGGGGGCTACAGCTCCCGCGGAGGGCAGGTGCTGAACCCGTACGGCTGCGGCCGGCTGAACTGCGGCGGCTCCTCGAGCGGGTCGGGTGCGGCGGTGGCCGCTTCCCTCGCTGCCGCCGCCGTCGGCACCGAGACGTCGGGCTCCATCCTGAGCCCGGCGGTGTGCAGCTCGGTCGTCGGCATCAAGCCGACCGTGGGCCTCATCTCCCGCAGCGGCGTCATCCCGCTGGCGATGAGCCAGGATACACCGGGGCCCCTGGCCCGCACGGTGGCGGATGCGGCGCTCCTGCTCGGCGCCATGGCCGGCCCCGATGCGGACGATCCGGCGACGGCCGCCGGCATCGGCCGGGCCTGCCGGGATTACACGCCCTTCCTCGACGCCGATGGGCTCGAAGGAGCGAGGATCGGCGTGCCCCGGAGGATCTTTCATGACCGGCTTCCGCAGGATGAAGGGGCTCTGTTCGAGGAACACCTGGAAGCGATGCGGGCTGCCGGGGCGGTGATCGTCGACCCTGCGGAGATCCCGTCCGCAGCGGAGCTGGTGCAGTACCAGTCGACCGTGTTCCGCTACGAATTCAAATCCGGCATCAACCGCTACTTGAGCCGGCTGGCCCCCCATCTGCCTGTGTACTCGCTCAAGGACCTCATCCTGTTCAATACGATGCATCATGAGGAGGCGCTGAGGTATGGACAGGACAACCTGCTGCTTGCCGAAGAGACCAGCGGCACGCTGACCGAGCCCCGGTACCTGGAGGACCGGCTCACGGACCTGCGTCTCTCCCGCAGGGAGGGCATCGACGCGGTGATGAAGGAGCATGGCCTCCGGGCGCTGGTGTTCCCCGGAACCGCGGGGGCCAGCATTGCCGCCAAGGCAGGCTACCCGTCGGTGACAGTGCCCGGCGGGTATGGGTCCGGCGGCCGGCCGGTCGGCGTCACCTTCACCGGGGGCGCTTATGCGGAGCCCCAGCTCATCCGAATCGCTTATGCGTTCGAGCAGCTGCGGGGGATGAGACGCCGGCCGGTTTGGCTGTGA
- a CDS encoding GNAT family N-acetyltransferase, which translates to MMIGDRIRFRRIMEEDWELRYRWGTDPDISATLQSGLGIPLSAAKAREQILSFLADPGSRADFVVLDKETEEPIGFVHLTGIDPWARRAELGILIGRKEYHGQGYGTEITRLIVRFGFERLNLHKVYLTVNADNPAGIRCYEKAGFRRDGVLRDEIYKNGVYLDRIMMSILKHEFHSAE; encoded by the coding sequence ATGATGATCGGTGATCGGATTCGGTTCAGAAGAATTATGGAAGAAGATTGGGAGCTTCGCTACCGGTGGGGGACGGACCCGGACATCAGCGCGACCCTGCAGTCTGGACTCGGGATTCCGTTATCCGCCGCCAAAGCTAGAGAACAGATACTTTCTTTTTTGGCGGACCCCGGCAGCCGTGCCGATTTTGTTGTGCTGGACAAGGAGACGGAGGAGCCGATCGGTTTCGTGCATCTCACCGGCATCGATCCGTGGGCGAGGCGGGCGGAGCTTGGTATTCTCATCGGACGCAAGGAGTACCACGGACAGGGCTACGGGACCGAGATCACGCGGCTGATCGTCCGCTTTGGGTTCGAGCGGCTCAATCTGCACAAAGTGTACTTGACCGTCAATGCGGATAATCCGGCGGGCATCCGGTGCTATGAGAAAGCAGGCTTTCGCCGGGACGGCGTTCTGAGGGATGAAATCTACAAGAACGGTGTATATCTGGACCGGATCATGATGAGCATCTTGAAGCACGAGTTTCATAGCGCGGAGTAG
- a CDS encoding aldo/keto reductase family protein, with protein MQYRKLGRSGLKVSEISLGSWMTYGGYVENERAVRSIEQAYDLGINFFDTANVYERGEAEKLIGQVLGRYPRESYVLATKVFGIMGDGPNDRGLSRKHITEQCHASLKRLGTDYVDLYYCHRYDPETPLDETLRALDDLVTQGKVLYIGVSEWTAAQMVEALGIAERYLLDRIIVNQPIYNLFNRYIEKEVIPTGTSKGISQVVFSPLAQGLLTGKYRLGEAVPADSRAASKNWGEERINEKKLRQVEQLTAIAAELSIQVSQLALAWVLRQENVASALVGASRPEQVTENAAASGITLSSEVLQRIEAVLEA; from the coding sequence ATGCAGTATCGCAAACTCGGCCGAAGCGGACTCAAGGTCAGCGAAATCAGCCTGGGCAGCTGGATGACGTACGGAGGCTATGTCGAAAATGAACGCGCGGTCCGTTCCATCGAACAGGCGTATGACCTGGGCATCAACTTTTTTGATACGGCGAATGTGTACGAGCGGGGCGAAGCCGAAAAGCTGATAGGCCAGGTGCTCGGCCGCTACCCCCGGGAATCGTACGTGCTTGCGACCAAAGTGTTCGGCATCATGGGCGACGGCCCCAACGACCGCGGTCTCTCCCGCAAGCACATTACCGAGCAGTGCCACGCTTCGCTGAAGAGGCTCGGCACCGATTACGTGGACCTGTACTACTGTCACCGCTACGATCCTGAGACCCCGCTCGATGAAACGCTCCGCGCGCTCGACGATCTCGTTACGCAGGGCAAGGTGCTGTATATCGGCGTCAGCGAGTGGACGGCAGCCCAGATGGTCGAGGCGCTCGGGATTGCGGAGCGGTACCTGCTAGACCGGATCATCGTCAACCAGCCGATCTACAACCTGTTCAACCGCTACATCGAAAAAGAAGTGATCCCGACCGGCACGTCCAAGGGCATCTCCCAGGTCGTCTTCTCTCCGCTGGCGCAGGGCCTGCTCACCGGCAAATACCGCCTCGGCGAGGCCGTACCGGCGGACAGCCGCGCCGCCAGCAAAAATTGGGGCGAGGAACGCATCAACGAGAAGAAGCTGCGGCAGGTCGAACAGCTGACGGCGATTGCCGCCGAGCTCAGCATTCAGGTCTCCCAGCTGGCGCTCGCGTGGGTGCTGCGCCAGGAGAATGTGGCCAGCGCGCTCGTCGGCGCCAGCCGCCCCGAGCAGGTCACCGAGAATGCCGCCGCCTCCGGCATCACCCTGTCCTCTGAGGTGCTGCAGCGGATCGAAGCCGTGCTGGAAGCTTAA
- a CDS encoding NAD(P)H-hydrate dehydratase: MYIVTAEQMRRIDRETIENIGIPALVLMENAGRAVAEEIVRRRGRTEHPLRVLVLVGKGNNGADGIVAARHLQQEGHRPYLLFADDPSQYRGEAEVQYRIAVKLGLEGRRFADGDTLDAAGFDLVIDALLGTGSTGAPRGSYARLISQANDSGLPIAAVDLPSGLDADTGQVHDPCVRAELTVALAYSKIGLEQYPGAGYAGEVVVRGIGIPPEGAERAGVRTFRVQEPLLSERLGYAQYRRRQPDSHKGTYGHVLVAAGSRPMSGAGLLSATAALRAGSGLVTWALPDRLVDAMTGRLPEAMLRGLADGGTGEWSGVDPHALVKLAAGKDALVFGPGAGRWEGDGHFLRTVWEETGCPLVLDADALNMMGEADGPASWPKRSGSVVVTPHPGEMARLLGVSTAEVQRDRVRAAADYAVRCGVVVVLKGTRTVTAAPSGEVYLNPTGNPGMATGGTGDVLAGIIGSLLGQGYTAVQAAALGAYLHGAAGDRAAAARAHEASLTAGDIPEHL, from the coding sequence GTGTACATCGTCACGGCAGAACAGATGAGACGAATCGACCGTGAAACGATCGAGAACATCGGCATTCCGGCTCTGGTGCTCATGGAGAATGCAGGCCGGGCCGTGGCAGAAGAGATTGTGAGAAGACGGGGGCGCACGGAGCATCCGCTGCGGGTTCTGGTGCTTGTCGGCAAAGGAAACAACGGCGCGGACGGGATCGTCGCCGCCCGCCACCTGCAGCAGGAGGGGCACCGCCCGTATCTGTTATTCGCGGATGATCCCTCGCAGTACCGGGGGGAGGCCGAGGTGCAGTACCGCATCGCGGTGAAGCTCGGCCTGGAGGGCCGCAGGTTCGCGGACGGGGATACGCTGGATGCGGCAGGCTTCGATCTCGTGATCGACGCGCTGCTTGGGACAGGCAGCACCGGAGCGCCGAGGGGCTCCTACGCCCGGCTGATCAGCCAGGCGAATGACTCGGGGCTGCCGATTGCGGCGGTCGATCTTCCGAGCGGCCTGGACGCAGATACGGGACAGGTGCATGATCCCTGCGTCCGGGCGGAGCTGACAGTAGCCCTCGCCTACAGCAAAATCGGGCTGGAGCAGTACCCCGGGGCCGGTTACGCCGGTGAGGTTGTCGTCCGTGGCATCGGGATTCCGCCCGAGGGGGCGGAGCGGGCCGGCGTGCGCACGTTCCGCGTGCAGGAGCCGCTGCTCTCGGAACGCCTCGGCTATGCACAGTACCGCCGCCGTCAGCCTGATTCGCACAAGGGCACCTACGGCCATGTGCTGGTTGCCGCAGGCAGCCGCCCTATGAGCGGCGCCGGCCTGCTGTCGGCGACGGCGGCCCTGCGGGCAGGCAGCGGGCTCGTCACGTGGGCGCTGCCGGACCGGCTGGTGGACGCGATGACAGGCCGGCTGCCCGAGGCGATGCTGCGCGGGCTTGCGGACGGCGGCACCGGCGAGTGGAGCGGAGTGGACCCGCACGCACTGGTGAAGCTGGCTGCCGGCAAGGACGCGCTGGTGTTCGGTCCCGGCGCCGGCCGCTGGGAGGGCGACGGACACTTTCTCCGCACCGTGTGGGAAGAAACCGGGTGTCCGCTGGTTCTTGATGCCGATGCGCTGAATATGATGGGAGAAGCGGACGGTCCCGCTTCCTGGCCGAAGCGCAGCGGCAGCGTCGTAGTTACGCCGCACCCGGGCGAGATGGCCAGGCTGCTGGGAGTATCGACGGCGGAGGTGCAGCGCGACCGGGTGCGGGCTGCAGCCGATTATGCGGTCCGCTGCGGCGTGGTCGTGGTGCTGAAGGGCACCCGGACCGTGACAGCCGCTCCGTCCGGTGAGGTGTACCTGAATCCGACCGGTAACCCCGGTATGGCCACCGGAGGCACCGGCGATGTGCTCGCGGGGATCATCGGTTCCCTGCTGGGACAGGGGTATACGGCCGTGCAGGCCGCGGCGCTTGGCGCTTATCTGCATGGGGCCGCCGGTGACCGGGCTGCTGCCGCCCGGGCGCATGAAGCGTCGCTGACCGCGGGGGATATTCCGGAACATTTGTAA
- a CDS encoding PASTA domain-containing protein yields the protein MEKSRSIHSRYVLGRPILPMVSGMLYRGKDLALHREVILYVVESADDSVRQTAMAKLKEVAPLSDNRFLHMLDVGMEKPYLFAALKTFEGRPLIEALSRHPLSDREVLSGVFELGRGLQDAMEEGVQGFAVHAANVWLCDDGRLKIINYWDKAHDRERGVQGLARLLLQLLTRSEEPELGPQGERQLRAALASLNAVQQAELIAMLRRTAARQETLSSLVVHLGLLVKSPEAPSSKIASSIDEDEDFEAPDATMRFERPIRREPAGRYAPPASSQVPADEEEEEEEERPRAWKTGLKLLLGAALVCTAGAAVFVWLVNEAPPLPGMPSKQEASAQPPAADETEEGGGTQVSTAPQAGASSGTGTAKTPETAKVPPVTSAEKPAEEVPAEEETVTEEEPAVPATEGGPIETPNLIGLQQSEAEAKAKESGLGYAFYKKASEEPAGTVYDQMPKPGEAAPQGTKVIFYVSRGPGSP from the coding sequence ATGGAAAAGTCAAGATCCATCCATTCGCGTTATGTGCTCGGACGGCCAATCCTCCCTATGGTCAGCGGCATGCTGTACCGCGGCAAAGATTTGGCTTTGCACAGGGAAGTGATTCTGTATGTTGTGGAAAGTGCGGATGATTCGGTTAGACAGACCGCCATGGCGAAACTTAAGGAAGTCGCTCCGTTGAGTGACAACCGTTTTTTGCATATGCTTGATGTGGGCATGGAGAAGCCTTACCTCTTCGCCGCCTTGAAGACGTTCGAAGGCAGACCGCTGATCGAAGCGCTGTCCCGGCACCCGCTGTCGGACCGGGAAGTGCTCAGCGGCGTATTCGAGCTCGGACGGGGGCTCCAGGATGCCATGGAGGAAGGCGTGCAGGGCTTCGCCGTTCATGCGGCCAATGTATGGCTGTGCGACGACGGGCGCCTGAAGATCATCAACTACTGGGACAAAGCCCATGACCGGGAGCGGGGGGTACAAGGGCTTGCACGGCTGCTGCTTCAGCTCTTGACCCGCTCTGAGGAGCCGGAGCTCGGCCCGCAGGGAGAACGCCAGCTGCGCGCGGCCCTGGCCAGCCTGAATGCGGTGCAGCAGGCGGAGCTGATCGCCATGCTGCGGCGGACGGCAGCCCGGCAGGAGACGCTCTCGTCGCTGGTGGTGCACCTCGGCCTTCTGGTGAAGTCGCCGGAGGCGCCTTCCTCGAAGATCGCTTCCAGCATCGATGAGGATGAGGATTTCGAGGCGCCGGATGCTACGATGCGCTTCGAGCGGCCGATACGCCGGGAACCTGCCGGGCGCTACGCTCCTCCAGCCTCCTCACAGGTGCCGGCTGACGAGGAGGAGGAAGAGGAGGAAGAACGTCCGCGGGCGTGGAAGACCGGACTCAAGCTGCTGCTCGGTGCGGCGCTCGTGTGCACCGCCGGTGCGGCGGTGTTCGTCTGGCTCGTCAACGAGGCGCCGCCGCTGCCGGGCATGCCGAGCAAGCAGGAGGCCTCGGCACAGCCGCCTGCGGCTGACGAGACGGAAGAAGGCGGCGGCACGCAAGTGAGTACTGCGCCGCAGGCCGGGGCGTCTTCCGGCACGGGAACCGCTAAGACGCCGGAGACGGCGAAAGTGCCTCCGGTCACGTCTGCTGAGAAGCCTGCGGAAGAGGTGCCGGCCGAAGAAGAGACGGTGACTGAGGAGGAGCCTGCTGTGCCTGCCACAGAGGGCGGACCCATCGAGACGCCGAACCTGATCGGCCTGCAGCAGTCCGAAGCGGAGGCGAAGGCGAAGGAGAGCGGCCTCGGCTACGCCTTCTACAAGAAGGCAAGCGAGGAGCCGGCCGGCACGGTCTACGACCAGATGCCGAAGCCAGGCGAAGCCGCTCCCCAAGGCACGAAGGTGATCTTCTACGTCAGCCGCGGCCCCGGCAGTCCGTAA
- the xerS gene encoding tyrosine recombinase XerS, with protein sequence MNIIKIKDRQELDKKVPLMPWYVEKFIGYKLPDLSPSSLLEYVRDYETFFSWLLAEGLTTASTIRDIPLVDLERLHMDSIDNYKMFLATRKENANGKTTISRKLSSLRSLFHYLSQIAEDEEFYPLLKRNVMAKVEIKRTHKPKDTAAKLEGKLLQEVEIREFIEYIQTGYPQDVAKNKQALYSYEINKIRDVCIVSLILNSGLRVSEVVNLNIEDIDLKKKLTYVYRKGKNDDTFKTPVYFRQEATEALTAYLELRSIQYKAPKREKALFLAVANGKKEGERMTKRAIQEMVIKYAKRFGKPYLSVHKLRHSFATDYYLRNDLYKTQEQLGHASPETTQIYAHLTDKTMAEAIDRTAE encoded by the coding sequence ATGAATATCATCAAGATCAAAGACCGCCAGGAGCTGGATAAGAAGGTCCCTTTGATGCCCTGGTACGTTGAGAAATTTATCGGCTACAAGCTTCCGGACCTCTCCCCCTCCTCCCTGCTCGAGTATGTGCGGGACTATGAAACGTTCTTCTCCTGGCTGCTTGCGGAGGGACTGACCACGGCTTCAACCATCCGTGACATTCCGCTCGTGGATCTGGAACGGCTGCATATGGACTCCATTGATAACTATAAAATGTTCCTCGCCACCCGCAAGGAGAACGCCAACGGCAAAACGACGATCTCCCGGAAGCTGTCTTCGCTGCGCTCGCTGTTCCATTATTTGAGCCAGATTGCCGAGGATGAAGAATTCTATCCGCTGCTGAAGCGCAACGTGATGGCCAAGGTGGAGATCAAGCGTACCCACAAACCCAAGGACACGGCGGCCAAGCTGGAAGGCAAGCTCCTGCAGGAGGTGGAGATCCGCGAATTCATCGAATACATTCAAACGGGTTATCCGCAGGATGTCGCGAAGAACAAGCAGGCCCTCTATTCGTATGAGATCAACAAGATCCGCGATGTGTGTATCGTCTCGCTCATCCTTAATTCCGGTCTTCGGGTGTCCGAAGTCGTCAACCTGAACATCGAAGACATCGATTTGAAAAAGAAGCTGACCTATGTGTACCGCAAAGGCAAGAACGACGATACGTTCAAGACTCCCGTGTACTTCCGTCAGGAAGCGACCGAAGCGCTGACCGCCTACCTGGAGCTGCGTTCGATCCAATACAAAGCGCCCAAACGTGAAAAAGCCCTGTTCCTCGCCGTAGCCAACGGCAAGAAAGAGGGCGAGCGCATGACAAAGCGTGCCATACAGGAGATGGTGATCAAGTACGCCAAGCGGTTCGGCAAGCCTTACCTTTCCGTACATAAGCTGCGCCACTCGTTCGCCACCGACTACTACCTGCGCAACGACCTGTACAAGACGCAGGAGCAGCTCGGCCATGCGTCGCCGGAGACGACTCAGATTTACGCCCATCTCACCGACAAAACGATGGCCGAGGCGATCGACAGGACAGCGGAATAA